The DNA region GTTCTGTGCATTGATCGTGGACGGTCTGAGCTGCAGCCTTTGACGGCGTGGAGCCGAATCCCAAGCGTTTCCCTTGAGGACGCATACGGCACAAAGCGGAGTGTGAATTACCTCGCAGCTAAAAGTCGCCCCGGCTAGCATCTTCCGGTGGGAGGACCGGCCAATCGCCTTCGATCACGGCGGCTGGCTTGGTCTTGCGGAGGTAGCCCTGGAAATCTGCGGCCTGGCTGACAGCCCAGTCCACTTGGAGCTGGTGGAGCTGGCTTGCCGGCATCCTCAGCTTGGGAAACTTGATGGCCATCGCGTCCAGCATCCTCAGCGTGGCCAGGGCATCTGCGGCGGACGTGTGGGCGTCGTCCAGACTGACGCCGTATTCCTCGCAGAGTGCGGTGAGCGTGCGCTTGCCTTTGCGGTACCGGTCCACCTGCTTGTTCATGATGTACGGGTCCAAGACAGGAAACCGGCTCAGCTGGCGCACGCCGTAGCGGGCCGATTCAGCCGCCAGGACGGTGAAGTCATAGCTGGCGTTGAAGGCAATGACGGGTACACCGGTATCAAAGAGTTCCTGGAGGACGGTGGCGAGCTCCCTTGTCACTTCGTGGGCAGGTCGGCCATCGCGCCGCGCCTGCTCGGTGGTGATGCCGTGCACGTCGCTGGCTTCGGTGGGAAT from Arthrobacter pascens includes:
- a CDS encoding 3'-5' exonuclease; its protein translation is MSTWNTLPRAAFDLETTGRNSRAARIVTASVTVVDHKGDVITEHEWLADPGVEIPTEASDVHGITTEQARRDGRPAHEVTRELATVLQELFDTGVPVIAFNASYDFTVLAAESARYGVRQLSRFPVLDPYIMNKQVDRYRKGKRTLTALCEEYGVSLDDAHTSAADALATLRMLDAMAIKFPKLRMPASQLHQLQVDWAVSQAADFQGYLRKTKPAAVIEGDWPVLPPEDASRGDF